The following nucleotide sequence is from Stigmatopora argus isolate UIUO_Sarg chromosome 18, RoL_Sarg_1.0, whole genome shotgun sequence.
attttagtactattaaacacattttagtactattaaaccactcgttatttattactttgttaatagatggcgaattagaagaaataaaacattttttccaatccaatatcctgtttttggtgttttttcagagggttggaacgaattaatttgtttttggttaatttttatgggaaacgttcgtttgagttacgagaaaatcgacatacgacctcagtcccggaacgaattaagctcgtatctcgaggcaccactgtatgtACATACGTATATAAACGTATATCTCAAatgtctcgtatgttgggacactcgtatgtcaaggtattaccgtattggaaaaaaagttagaacatgttcaaattttaaaaaaaagtctcacgATACCCTACATACAACAAAAAGATTCCGCTAGAAGCGACTTACCTGTGGAGCGGAAGTCGCCCAAAAAAGCCTCCGTCGGCTTCAGCAATGACACGCGTGTACGAGAAGGGGAACCAGCCTCGCCTAAAGAGCGCAGATGTCAGCGAGGGCTCAAAGTGGCCTAATCGGACGCGGGCGGCGCACTTACATGCGCGTTTTCTCATTCTCGCCGTAGTGCCAGCCGTCCCTGGCCTCGGGCACCAGCAGCGTGACCACGTCGCCTTGGTTGAAGCTGAGCAGCGTGCTGTTGTCGCCGGCCGCGTGCGAGAAGAGTGCCTGGACCCGTGCCGTCCTGGCGCCGCGTTCCTTCTTTTCCAGGCCCGCCGCCACCGAGCTGGAGCGTGGCAGGGTGCGAGGCTCCGCTGCGAGAGCACAGAACACATGTCACTTTACGGAAAGGGTCTGCATATGTTTTAGAGTCATGCCACacatttgttgtcatgtgaCATGTTTTAGTGGAATGTGACAtgctattaccgtattttctcgcatattagccgccttcgGGTTTaagacgcacccttaaaattgccttaaaatcattgaattttacaatttctcacgtataagccaccccctgattcacaattttcacctccatattcatggttttaatagggagtacaaatgtgttacttttaagggaaaatcaaattcaaaaaggaagtcatgtgagcgtacaaccaggaagtgtgcgcATAGCagtctggtttgtcatccctaggtaagatggcggtgccctgaACGAGCAATGGCAGTAATGTATTTATTCCAGTATAAAGCGcacaattttgtaccaaaaaacggaagcaaagtttgggtgcgcgttatacacggatcccagtgaaacactgcccttCAGCAGCCATTAAATtgggagacgtaaaacctgtctttgtccgccagatggggcgCGAGAGCCCGTTTTATTGGccgtgctcacacttagaataAAGAACTCAAGAAGAACGGAATCAATTTTTGGGTGAATCTGataatgatgaatcagactgaattttttttaaataatatgatGAATTAGGATTTAAAATGGTAAATTCCATtggagaattgtgttcataccgCTAGTTTGTTTTagcaggtttccgtaccatatgttgtcaataaatgttttgtcatggtaaCGTGTTcaacatttgccagttaccaatATAGGTATTAGTACAAATCCTCCTATTGATTATAATTTGATGATTGTAAGAGAGAGGCTCTCAATATTCTTAATTTTTACAGAAGCGCTACGTAAAGTATTTAGCTAAATTAACCGCACCCATATATATTACGTAAAGATACAAAATATGGGTGTAATCTTGCAATACTATGAcattaatctcataatattatacATTAAATGACCTATGACTTTCTTGTGATATtacaattgtaattttgttttattacgtAAAATTACTTTATATTCTCGCTTTATTCTAATAGTACTCTAATACTGATAGATTTCTTAGTCTCAAGTGGAATGTTTTACCActaatgtcttttcctgtgtctgtattctcaccctcttgctactgtgccaatgaaatttcctgaatacaggatgaataaagttatctaatctaatctagttgccatgttttttttgtgaattgaCGTGATTTTTTTGGCAGGTGATGCATCGGTGTCAAGTTATTATTCAGTGCCATGTGACGATTTGTGGTTTGAGACAATTTCTTAGGAACGTGTTATGTTGTCGTCAACATGTTTTCGGGTGGCTGACAGGAAGTGGATGTCCTCTTACTCAGTAAAGTCTTGCTCTTTGCGGGCGCTGCCTTGCGTACAGGTAGTGTGTTGGAGTAGGACGTCTTTCCATGCGGCAAAGATGCCGCTTTGGACTCGGGCCACTGCTGGTAGTGGTCGGAGCCATTGGTGGCCCCCGCCATGCCTTCCGCGCCGACCCCTATCAGCCTCTGCTGGCCACCAGTGACTCTAAGTGCCCCCAGTTGAGGAGGTCCGGCCAGAATTTGCCCACGTTCTGGCAGGGTGGCACCCATCTGCGAGAAAACATACAAGACTTTCAGTCGGAAGGTCCTTTCCCGGCAAGACGTACGCGGGCAGACCGAGGGTTTCCCCGTCAGAGGCTTCGCCATGACAACGCAATCTCCCTCGTTTCAGGAAACACTTGTGTTTCATCACCTCCTCCAGTCGCTATCGCCCACATGCACGCAAAGTAGGTCAAGATGCTTGCCAATTCTCGGGTGAAATTCCACACTTTTTGCATCTCGGCAGACCAGACAACCTCAGTAACCCAGACAGATGGACGGCCACCAAAACTTTCACCCCTAAATAGGATACCCGAACATAGGCTTGAAACTCATTGGATGTCAATGATGGTAGTAGATGAACTTGAGTTtctcaaaaaaatctaaactgaTCAAACTCTTTTGACATCGACCACACAGTAACTGTGGCTTATTATACAAtggtaatattatttttattgcaattACAGCACCGAAACTCAGGGAACACCAACAACTTTCTGACCATTAGAATGGCTTTGTGTCAGCGATAAATTTCCGATCCATCTGGACTGCGAGGGGGCAGCGATTGCCAGGCCCTCCTGTCTATTGCGGTCAGCGGTTTTTTTCACTTATCGAAAATTCACTTTTTcgtgattttttctgctattaattttttttaaatataattctttttaaagttcataaaaatatgaaaatccaccctcaaactcgtaagcagaagccactcttgctaccagGCCTCACCactgaagaaaacaaacaaataaaaaaaacaaaaagggagttataataggggtgaccccacttcgcaatttttcgattatcacagccatatctggtctacaataactgcgatattcaagggattactgtatacagaTTTTTGCTAATTAATGCACACTAGACATAGTTTTCTGAATATTTAATAACATAACTGTCCAGGCAGTTAATCGGCTAATTATGAAGATAATTGCGGTGGCCCAGCGGccgagtagttagcgcgtcggcctcacgggtctggggtcgagggttcgatcccaggtcggtcgccactgtgtggagtttgcatgttctccccgggcttgcgtgggtgttCTACagctactccggtttcttcccacatcccaaaaatatgcatgtaggctggttgaacactctaaattgtagtaggagtgtgagcgtgaatggttgtccgtctccttgtgccctgcgattggctggcctgcAAATaaaggtgggataggctccagcgccccccacgacccttgtgaggataagtggtttagaaaatgaatgcatgaatgaagaTAATCGTCAGATTTTATTGATATCTACAAAAAGCTGTCAAattatgggtttttttcagatttgtttttttaaatggcttctGGATGGTTTCACTAAATGTTCTCTTTCTTCCGGCATATGTCCAAAATTAAGCattcaataataaaatatatactatttttatatctgataaatatatatattcttgaaaataaatcaatggcactgaaacatgattattcCATGTCAGCCATCACAATGAAACTCACCACCAATTAAAAACATCAATGTCAATGACAGTGAATATATTACCTTGAACTTCATCTGAGAATAGCGGTTTTCATAAAAGGGgtaacaaaagaagaaaaaaatcctgtctGAATGACAGCCTTACACAACATGAACTGTGTCACGTAACAGAGTGTCTCTCAAGTGGCCCCCGCAAGCCCACACAAGTGTACTTTACATAAGTGGCATCACCAACGCAAGCGTTTGCAACACGCTTCACCTCATTTGAATATTCAAACAAGGTTGCCACCAAAGATTTTCGGAACAGTCACCGATAATTTTCCCCATCTTCCGACTCAGTGGCTAATAAATAAATCTTGTTGTTTATGGTTATATTACTCAGGGTATTTCCATTTTAGCATGAAATCCACAttagaactaaaaaaaacatataggaCTATAAATATGATGTAACCTTCATCACTGTTATTCCAAAGCAGTGGCTTGTTATTTTGACTTGTTACAATGTTAATGAGTCGGactacaaaaataatatatatatttttttagtaattaatggaaaaacatttctaaCACAGCCCAGCTCCTTTTTTTAGtaacaaatgcggcttatatgagagtattcattcattttctgaatgagTCCCATTCAGAAAGggaggtgctgaagcctatcccagccaactacgggcaccaggtgggggacacccagaatcagtggccagccaatcacatggcagaaggagacggacaaccattcacggtcacactcatatcaaggggaaatttaaagtgttcaaccagcctaccctgcatgctttgaggattttggaggaaactggagtacctgaataaaacccacacaagcccagggagaacatgcagacttcacacagaggaccgacctgggatcgaaataTAAACTTTTacgaaacaattaaaaaaataaaagaatttgaAGAGTATACTGTTATTATTCACTACCAATGAAGggtatagacatcaaatccattgcaACTGGGAAGGCTGAAATTGAGTTatgttttactgccattgacggcaatagacgccTAATCCAATTTGATTGGAGGCAGTGATCGTTTgagcccagtcaaaatggattggccgtcAATGTGTTAAGAGGTGGGGAAAAAATAGTGTTTTGGTCATTTGTTTAAGTCaagaatgtcttaaaatgaataatttacatcaATTGCGATCTGTCCATGCACGGTGAATGCCGGTGGACTCACCTGCAGGTTGTTCATTTTGCTGCTTTGACTTTTGCGTCGGAGTTTCTTGAGTTCGTTCTGGCATTTGTCCAAACTCTGGCTTTTGCCCTTGTGTTCAGTCTGGTACTTCCTCAAGGCTGCCTGCGGGAGGTGGTAAAGCGGTGAGCGATGGCAAAACAGCGGCGCAGAGCCACGACGGACGGTGGCGCTTACGTTGAGATAGCGAGCGTCCATTTGGACTTTCTTCTCTAACTCGGTCAGCAGCTCGTTGTGGAATGACTTTAGctaggaaacaaaacaaaaaaagaaagaacacgGGGTGAAATCGTGTCTCTTTCATTTGGTTGAATAAGATGTCTGATTCCTTTGAATTTAAATGGAAATGACGGCTGGGAATGTGCAAACTGTGGTTTGAAACCCTTGTTTGGAAACCCGATAATGCCTTTAATGCCTCATTTGAAGTCTTAATCTAAACACagtggctgctattgacagtgctagatgtccaattcatatattagcatacctgtcaatttatacatttttcgcgtattttatcattgtcaattgctaatgttgtcatgctttgagtaTAACATGCGCACACGCGTCAGTCACTTCCGCCCTTTTCACTACATATattgcgtcagcaagcaatgtacccaggcAGTAAAGCTGTCAGcgccatacagcgacatctacagaatcttgaatttagtgcatacaaaaggcgcaccaccgactgattgggcactttTACGTCCACCTTTGGGAAAAATTTAGACTTAGGTGCACccaatgtgagtaaatatgtgccgcgttgcatttacACGGTTTATCATcacttaaggggaattgcaatcattaataaggggagcgattggtgaggttgacaggtatgcattaatGGCTGGGACGTCTACTAGTAGCACTCTttcattcacagcagaaggattaaGGGCCttgcaccatcaatggcaattAAAGGGTTAACATTTTGTCATCGCTATTATATTTAGTATAGTTAGTATCTTAAACTAATTCTCAATTTCGAACCTGATTTCAGTGCTGCGCCACCATTTTTCGGGTCCTGATAGTGTACctaaaccacatttaaaattctatacatacatatacacacatatatacacagacacatacacaaatacacacatacatacatatgcacacaaatacacacatacatatacatacacctacacatatacatatatacacacacacatatatacactatatatacacacacacattgtatatatatatacacacattatatctatacatatatagacacatacataaaaaaatagatctatatatctcatctcattttctgaaccgctttatcctcactaggtttgcggggggtgctggaacctatcccagctgacttcaggccagaggctgaggaaaccctgaattggtggccaaccaatcgcagggctatatctacatatatacatacatacatacatttacatcACATAAAAATGAGAGTCATGAGGATGATTTTGTTATTGCTGACTTACTCATCAACTGAAAGTCTTCAGTTTCCTACCATGATTTCAATATTTTGTAAAGTGTTGACCACTGAGTTAAACTGAGAAACGCAACAGAATCTCACTTGAACTCAAACTTCTTGTGCAGACTAATCGATAACATAATAAAATCAGAGCCGCAGGCCATAGTTTGGACAAGGGTAAGTCACTGGGTGGGACCCCCGCTTACCATCTCCTCAAGCTGGATCTGGATGCGGCGGTGCACTTCGGCCATCTGAAACAGAACCTCCCCTGCGGACGACACAAAAACCATAAGACGCCTTGCTCGAGGGATCCTGGGAAACTGAAGAAGAAGCCAGAGGACTAGCAAATCATAATACTCCACAAACATGCCAAACGTGTCATGTGACGCATGCAGTGCGTGCGTGGGTGTTACCTACATGCTGTTTCTTCTGAACATgttgaaaacacacaaaaacaaaaagtttgttttagaaaagagaagaaaagaaaaaacattcttCCCATCTTTCACCTGTCAACCCCCGCCCCCCCCATTCCCTCATCACACATGAATTTTCTCTCAAACATTGAATTTTTGCTTTTACATCCAGGAACATGAAGATATGTTCAAGAGTACACACTCTTTGCTTTCTCAGGTCagatggattggaagtctatcatcatcaatggcgCTTAACCTCTTCTGCTTACGAGGAAATTcagtggctttttttctccaccgCGCACCAACATCTCCGTCCTTATTTGGCCGAGAGGAGAAACGGAACTGCGGGAGCTTCCCGCTTTCCTTTTCCTCCCCACATGACCATATTTGGTCGGCGGAAGACATACGCGGCggcatcttcctcctcctcgctcTCCTCTTCTCGCTCCACTAGAGGAGCTCCACTCGTCTAATTTTAGCAGCCAATGACAGGCAAATGATGAACTACTTAGATCAACCATAATTAAcgctttatagggcaagtgactatttttggtcatttaaaaaatatatgtttttgtgCCATTGTCTGCGCTAAACGTCCAACCTATTTAGACTGAGGATGTTTATCCGTCCCTCTCAGTccatagattggacgtccaacatcgtcaatggcactaaaacaaacatttccaGACAGGTTATAGTTTGTTATACATGAAGAAAAATAGttacatgcttttttttgtaatacagtaatccctcgaatatcgcggcttcactacatcgcagattttttttctggtggagttttttttttttttattacatttttttgtacgttcataaaaatgtgacaatACACGCTTAAACTCCCAAACGGAAGCCACtcactcccctgtactccacattctactagaactcagcactgaagtataaaaaaatacatttttaatttttattttattttttaaataggggtgaccctactttgcggtttttcatttatcgatAATCGAGCGATTACTGTATATTGAATCAAATGTTgaattttgtttgtatttttcatggGAAAAAAGGTCAATCTTCCCAGATTTGGATCAATTCttgaatgaaattgaatttCAAGAGACATTTACAAATATTTCACTTGAGAAAACAATCTTATTAATAGTAAAACAACTCGGTTTCGGTTACTTGTTGGAATTTGGAGCCTTAATCGCAATTTTTGAAGCCTAACGCGATATCCTAACATTATTTGAAGAGCTGGTGGTCTACTCCAGCTTACGCGAGGACTCACCAAGCTCCTTAGCGCCTTGGCCGTCGCCAGCCGCATCACCCAGCCGCACCAGAGCGTCAAAGTAGCCCTTTGCCGCGGACGTGACACCTGCAAACACGCaaaaagggggggaaagcccTTTGAGCGTCCACAGCTTTCACATCCGCGTTCTAGTTTTTTGGGCCAGGTTAGGATAGAAGTGCTTCTCTGGAACTAGACTCAACTCCAAACCATTGTTTCCCAAAATGAAAGCAGATGTTTGCAAATGTCTCATTTTGATGATCGGAGCATTTTGATGTACAGCGACAAAAATTGGGACTTATTATCTACTGAGAGCATAAAATTCAATAACCGAGTAAGCCATCCTGACATTGGGAATTCGCAAGATGCATGGCAAGTCAATCTGTTGGATTTCTAGTCCAGTCCAACAAATCACAGGAGCTGAAAAACCAGGTGGAGCGATGGCAAACCTCCTGGGTCGGAAAATGAATTCAGCATATTGTATTTTACGActattaaaaagggaaaaacccGCTATTTCTATATCGGGAAATAttagtctcagtctgcagaaggtccccaccgtgtggacttcctgtgtgtggctccagttttttttaactaggtctacaatgtcttctgtgtctgtgcttgctactgcaaccaagggaatttcccaaacaagggatgaaataaagttctaatctaatgtaatctagaCGGTTTATTTTTGCAGGcatatctgtaaaaaaaaaaaaaaaaagtgttcctcaAACACTGAGTATTTAAGTGcaatatttttctaaataaatacaGCAACACTATGTTACTATCTATACATATTAcgatttctgagaatgtgtgcgCGTTAGTGTGCTTGTCCGTTATcatcggacaaaatggagactacaccgtacatccgatttgaatgcagttttgaagaaaaaaaatcaaatgtacggctctaggatgttaccatgctcatttttttaatttgggccccagtttttcaaaataattgatttttctAACTGGGAGTCGCATTTTTAAGGttaaaaagtgcaactttggtCTCATTTTTCAGTACACGCGAAACTTTTGGACAAATATGACTGTTTATTTAAAGCACCATGAAGACGCAAACATTTTAAGCCTATCTTTTTCCAGATCAATGGCTGCACGTAGCTAAGAATCGATAAAAACCCTGCTTGTATAACTATATTTGCAGTATTTTTGTAA
It contains:
- the LOC144092821 gene encoding BAR/IMD domain-containing adapter protein 2-like isoform X2, with the protein product MSAQLPAGNVEMSRTDEVHRITENVYKSIMEQFNPCLRNFVAMGKSYEKALTREVLFQMAEVHRRIQIQLEEMLKSFHNELLTELEKKVQMDARYLNAALRKYQTEHKGKSQSLDKCQNELKKLRRKSQSSKMNNLQMGATLPERGQILAGPPQLGALRVTGGQQRLIGVGAEGMAGATNGSDHYQQWPESKAASLPHGKTSYSNTLPVRKAAPAKSKTLLTEPRTLPRSSSVAAGLEKKERGARTARVQALFSHAAGDNSTLLSFNQGDVVTLLVPEARDGWHYGENEKTRMRGWFPFSYTRVIAEADGGFFGRLPLHSLHPGKSSSTGNLLDRDSASVVVDAHPRQPRPYGLTMPGFSQASALEQYDPSRFSGSTPEVKLISTV
- the LOC144092821 gene encoding BAR/IMD domain-containing adapter protein 2-like isoform X1 gives rise to the protein MSAQLPAGNVEMSRTDEVHRITENVYKSIMEQFNPCLRNFVAMGKSYEKALTSVTSAAKGYFDALVRLGDAAGDGQGAKELEETAWEVLFQMAEVHRRIQIQLEEMLKSFHNELLTELEKKVQMDARYLNAALRKYQTEHKGKSQSLDKCQNELKKLRRKSQSSKMNNLQMGATLPERGQILAGPPQLGALRVTGGQQRLIGVGAEGMAGATNGSDHYQQWPESKAASLPHGKTSYSNTLPVRKAAPAKSKTLLTEPRTLPRSSSVAAGLEKKERGARTARVQALFSHAAGDNSTLLSFNQGDVVTLLVPEARDGWHYGENEKTRMRGWFPFSYTRVIAEADGGFFGRLPLHSLHPGKSSSTGNLLDRDSASVVVDAHPRQPRPYGLTMPGFSQASALEQYDPSRFSGSTPEVKLISTV